A part of Aquibium oceanicum genomic DNA contains:
- a CDS encoding Bax inhibitor-1/YccA family protein yields MADIRNYNARVAGVGTRADTGIDEGLRAYMLKVYNLMALGLAITGLAAWGSFNFAVADGQLTPFGQLIYASAFRWVVILAPLAMVFFLSFRINKMSVSAAQTTFWVYSGLVGLSLSTIFLVYTGESIVRTFFITATAFGGLSLYGYTTKRDLSAMGSFLVMGLFGLIIAMLVNIFLQSSALQFAISAIGVLIFSGLTAYDTQNIKEMYYEGDDSAVAGRKAIMGALRLYLDFINLFMFLLHFLGNRE; encoded by the coding sequence ATGGCTGACATCCGCAACTACAATGCGCGCGTCGCCGGCGTTGGCACACGTGCCGATACCGGAATCGACGAGGGCCTTCGCGCATACATGCTCAAGGTCTACAACCTCATGGCGCTCGGCCTCGCCATCACCGGCCTGGCCGCTTGGGGTAGTTTCAACTTCGCCGTCGCCGATGGCCAGCTCACCCCGTTCGGGCAGCTGATCTACGCCAGCGCCTTCCGCTGGGTCGTGATCCTCGCGCCGCTCGCGATGGTGTTCTTCCTGTCGTTCCGCATCAACAAGATGAGCGTTTCGGCGGCTCAGACCACCTTCTGGGTTTATTCGGGCCTCGTCGGCCTGTCCCTGTCGACGATCTTCCTCGTCTATACCGGCGAGAGCATCGTTCGGACCTTCTTCATCACCGCGACCGCGTTTGGCGGCCTGTCGCTCTACGGCTACACGACCAAGCGCGACCTGTCGGCGATGGGCTCCTTCCTGGTTATGGGCCTTTTCGGGCTGATCATCGCGATGCTGGTCAACATTTTCCTGCAGTCGTCGGCGCTCCAGTTCGCCATTTCGGCGATAGGCGTGCTGATCTTCTCGGGCCTCACCGCCTACGACACGCAGAACATCAAGGAGATGTACTACGAGGGCGACGATAGCGCCGTGGCCGGCCGCAAGGCCATCATGGGCGCGCTTCGCCTCTACCTCGACTTCATCAACCTGTTCATGTTCCTGCTGCACTTCCTGGGCAACCGCGAGTAG
- a CDS encoding GNAT family N-acetyltransferase, translating into MSVVALRSATRADIAAITAIYADAVRHGTASYELEPPGEAEMAARFDALAAKSYPYLVAESPSGLLGYAYAGPFRPRPAYRFMVEDSIYMAAEARGKGIGRLLLAMLIEETGKLGFRQMTAVIGDGIHNVPSLRLHAQLGFRHMGVLEGSGFKQGRWLDTVFMQLSMNGGNSTDPDPGSLPERNFRAGI; encoded by the coding sequence ATGAGCGTCGTAGCCCTTCGATCTGCCACGAGAGCCGATATTGCCGCGATCACGGCGATCTATGCCGATGCGGTGCGCCACGGAACGGCGAGCTATGAGCTCGAGCCGCCCGGAGAGGCCGAGATGGCGGCGCGTTTCGATGCCCTGGCCGCGAAATCCTATCCGTACCTCGTGGCCGAAAGCCCTTCGGGGCTCTTGGGCTACGCCTATGCCGGCCCCTTCCGGCCGCGACCGGCCTACCGCTTCATGGTGGAGGATTCGATCTACATGGCAGCGGAAGCGCGCGGCAAGGGCATAGGCCGCCTGCTACTCGCCATGCTGATCGAGGAAACCGGCAAGCTCGGCTTCCGGCAGATGACGGCCGTGATTGGAGACGGTATCCACAACGTACCCTCCCTCCGCCTCCACGCACAACTCGGCTTCCGCCATATGGGTGTTTTGGAGGGATCGGGGTTCAAGCAGGGGCGATGGCTGGATACGGTATTCATGCAACTCTCGATGAACGGCGGAAATTCCACCGATCCGGATCCGGGTTCGCTGCCCGAGCGGAACTTTCGCGCCGGCATCTGA
- a CDS encoding DUF2794 domain-containing protein, which produces MAERSNGAEDGDGSAMLIPLHEARRDRERLPVRFDRRELDQILKIYGRMVAANEWRDYAIDHLQDRAVFSVFRRTSEVPLFQIVKDPKLARKQGAYSVVAATGLILKRGHELARVLNVFDRHLKLVHA; this is translated from the coding sequence ATGGCTGAGCGTTCCAACGGTGCGGAGGATGGGGACGGCTCCGCAATGCTGATCCCGCTTCACGAGGCGCGGCGGGATCGTGAACGACTACCGGTCAGGTTCGACCGACGCGAACTCGATCAAATCCTGAAAATCTACGGGCGCATGGTCGCCGCCAACGAATGGCGGGACTACGCGATCGACCATCTGCAGGATCGCGCCGTCTTCTCGGTGTTCCGGCGCACGAGCGAAGTGCCGCTGTTCCAGATCGTCAAGGATCCCAAGCTCGCCCGCAAGCAGGGCGCCTACTCGGTGGTGGCGGCGACGGGGCTCATCCTGAAGCGCGGCCACGAACTCGCGCGGGTGCTCAACGTCTTCGACAGGCACCTGAAGCTCGTCCACGCCTGA
- a CDS encoding DUF1223 domain-containing protein, whose amino-acid sequence MNIFRMTGFLLAMVAAPALPATAQTVDGKPRAVVELFTSQGCSSCPPADEYLADLARRGDVVALAYHVDYWDYLGWGDTLADPENTARQRDYARALGQRSVYTPQVVVNGREHMNGASRGKIESAIADMDAEGKGLVIDVSIRQSPESIVIETGAGTHRKGKANVVLVFFEPATEVEIARGENAGKSITYWNAVSAIQAAGMWHGREMRLEIPSSELKRKGAGGCAVLLQAMGVDGSPGPIIGAAILDHPIM is encoded by the coding sequence ATGAACATCTTCCGAATGACCGGGTTCCTGCTGGCGATGGTCGCAGCGCCGGCTCTGCCGGCGACCGCTCAGACCGTGGACGGCAAACCGCGTGCTGTGGTGGAACTGTTCACGAGCCAGGGCTGCAGCTCATGTCCTCCCGCCGACGAGTATCTTGCCGATCTCGCACGGCGCGGCGACGTGGTCGCGCTCGCCTATCACGTCGATTACTGGGACTACCTCGGCTGGGGCGACACGCTCGCCGATCCCGAAAACACGGCCCGCCAGCGCGACTATGCGCGCGCGCTCGGGCAGCGGTCCGTCTACACGCCGCAGGTGGTGGTCAACGGACGCGAGCACATGAACGGCGCCAGCCGCGGCAAGATCGAGAGCGCGATCGCCGACATGGATGCCGAGGGCAAGGGGCTGGTGATCGATGTCAGCATTCGCCAGAGCCCCGAGAGCATCGTCATTGAGACGGGCGCCGGCACCCATCGGAAGGGCAAGGCGAACGTCGTACTGGTGTTCTTCGAGCCCGCAACCGAGGTCGAGATCGCCAGGGGCGAGAACGCCGGAAAATCCATCACCTACTGGAATGCCGTTTCCGCGATCCAGGCCGCGGGCATGTGGCACGGCCGCGAGATGCGGCTGGAAATCCCGTCGAGCGAACTGAAGCGGAAGGGTGCGGGCGGCTGCGCCGTGCTTCTCCAGGCGATGGGCGTGGACGGCTCTCCGGGTCCGATCATCGGGGCTGCGATCCTCGACCACCCGATCATGTGA
- a CDS encoding LysR substrate-binding domain-containing protein, with translation MAAQLDLDQLQTFLAIAETGSFTRAAEEVFRTQSAVSMQMRRLEERIGRPLFEKDGRTNRLTEDGERLLAYARRMIRLNRETLAAFDDNRLEGQVRIGTPDDYADRFLPEIMARFARSNPRVEMSVVCEPTVNLVEQIRRGQLDVALVTHDDEKGASEVVRREPLLWVASANHAVHEEDILPLAVGRPTCVWRRSAIDMLDQMERDYRVLFTSWSASVIIAAVMSGLAVSVLPECALRPGMRVLTESDGFGTLPDCRIGMMRGHTSQPAIVEALVRHITESLDNISLPAPEDGASFDFAAIGFSLRGRRQKPGTMAGW, from the coding sequence ATGGCCGCTCAGCTCGACCTCGACCAGCTCCAGACTTTCCTTGCGATCGCAGAAACGGGCTCCTTCACGCGCGCCGCCGAGGAGGTGTTCCGCACCCAGTCGGCGGTATCGATGCAGATGCGCCGGCTGGAGGAGCGGATCGGCCGCCCGCTGTTCGAGAAGGACGGCCGCACCAACCGCCTGACGGAAGACGGGGAGCGCCTGCTCGCCTATGCGCGGCGCATGATCCGGCTGAATCGCGAGACGCTGGCCGCCTTCGACGACAACCGCCTGGAAGGACAGGTTCGCATCGGCACGCCGGACGACTACGCCGACCGCTTCCTGCCGGAGATCATGGCGCGCTTCGCACGGTCCAACCCGCGGGTGGAAATGTCGGTCGTGTGCGAGCCGACGGTCAATCTCGTCGAGCAGATCCGCCGCGGCCAGCTGGACGTCGCTCTGGTGACCCATGACGACGAGAAGGGCGCCTCGGAAGTCGTTCGGCGAGAACCCTTGTTGTGGGTCGCGTCCGCGAACCACGCCGTGCACGAGGAGGATATCCTGCCGCTCGCCGTCGGCCGCCCGACCTGCGTGTGGCGCCGCTCGGCCATCGACATGCTCGACCAGATGGAGCGCGACTACCGGGTGCTGTTCACCAGCTGGTCGGCAAGCGTCATCATCGCGGCGGTGATGTCGGGGCTGGCGGTCTCCGTCCTGCCGGAATGCGCGCTGCGGCCGGGCATGCGCGTGCTGACCGAGAGCGACGGTTTCGGCACCCTGCCCGACTGCCGCATCGGCATGATGCGCGGCCACACCTCGCAGCCGGCGATCGTGGAGGCGCTGGTGCGCCACATCACCGAGAGCCTCGACAACATCTCGCTTCCGGCGCCGGAGGACGGCGCCAGTTTCGATTTCGCCGCGATCGGATTTTCACTGCGCGGGCGCCGTCAGAAGCCGGGCACGATGGCGGGCTGGTAA
- a CDS encoding DUF1127 domain-containing protein: MTALDHSTIERPAHVRPALGLRIVNGVAKFIRSWRNRREIYQLGEMSDAQLADIGLVRGDLHVAWNAPLGIDPTEHLGWIAQARRRADEALARRML; encoded by the coding sequence ATGACCGCCCTGGATCACAGCACCATCGAGAGGCCCGCCCATGTGCGCCCGGCGCTCGGGCTGCGGATCGTGAACGGGGTGGCGAAATTCATCCGCTCCTGGCGTAACCGACGCGAGATCTATCAGCTCGGTGAGATGAGCGATGCGCAGCTTGCCGACATCGGGCTGGTGCGCGGCGATCTTCACGTCGCGTGGAACGCACCGCTCGGCATTGATCCGACGGAGCATCTGGGTTGGATCGCGCAAGCGCGGCGTCGCGCCGACGAAGCGCTCGCGCGGCGGATGCTCTGA
- a CDS encoding ABC transporter permease translates to MRTGRMLDLAVRFSLREMRGGLSGFLIFITCIALGVAAIGGVNSVARSITSGVANEGQTLLGGDIRFELVHRQASDAEAAFLQDLGTVAESANMRSMARLEDGSDQTLVEVKAVDGAYPLYGALGTTPSLDHEALFGRRDGAFGAAAPQLLFDRLGLEPGSRLKLGGEVFELRAVIDDEPDLVSDGFGFAPRLMVSMPGLEASGLVQPGSLVEYAYKIRLPAGSSETDITRIQERAGSEFPEAGWSIRSRANAAPSLSANIERFSQFLTLVGLTSLVVGGVGVANAVRAYLEGKRAVIATFKSLGASGGFVFAVYLVQIAIIAAIGILAGLVLAALMPFAASAALSGVLPVPTRGAIYWDALGIGALFGLLVTFAFALLPLGRARDVPATALFREMGFDNSGLPRLPYVAAAAAIGLLLAGLAVWFSTDRSIAAIFVAATAFSFAVLRLVGRLVQYLARRSPRVRSTALRLALGNIHRPGALTPSVVLSLGLGLTLLVTLALVDGNMRSQIAGSLTERAPNFFFVDIQNTEVEEFASLIQDLAPEGKLVRVPMLRGRMMEINGVDVREIEVPPEGRWVLRGDRGITYARNIPENATLAGGEWWPEDYSGEPLVSFSAEEGREIGLELGDTITVNVLGRNVTARIANFRNVEWESLGINFVMVFSPNTFAGAPHAWLATLLDRSSTAPEEARILNEVTRAFPAVTTVRVKDALDIVNRLIGQLATAIRAAAGVALIASVLVLSGALAAGNRARIHDAVVLKTLGATRRTLMAAFTLEYMLIGLATAIFALAAGGVAAWFVISRVMGLPAIFLPEVAVSTIVVALVLTVGFGLLGTWRVLGHKAAPVLRNL, encoded by the coding sequence TCTCGCTGCGCGAGATGCGTGGTGGCCTTTCCGGGTTCCTGATCTTCATCACCTGCATTGCGCTCGGCGTCGCGGCAATCGGTGGCGTGAACTCGGTCGCGCGCTCCATCACCTCCGGCGTGGCGAACGAAGGCCAGACGTTGCTCGGCGGCGATATCCGCTTCGAACTGGTCCACCGCCAGGCGAGCGATGCCGAAGCGGCTTTCCTCCAGGATCTCGGCACGGTGGCCGAAAGCGCCAACATGCGGTCGATGGCGCGTCTCGAGGATGGCTCCGACCAGACGCTCGTCGAGGTCAAGGCCGTCGACGGAGCGTACCCGCTCTATGGTGCGCTGGGGACGACCCCATCGCTCGACCACGAGGCGCTGTTCGGCCGCCGGGATGGCGCCTTTGGCGCTGCCGCGCCGCAACTGCTGTTCGACCGGCTGGGTCTCGAGCCCGGTTCGCGACTGAAGCTGGGCGGCGAGGTATTCGAACTGCGCGCGGTGATCGATGACGAACCCGACCTCGTGTCGGATGGCTTCGGCTTCGCACCCCGGCTGATGGTTTCAATGCCGGGGCTCGAAGCTTCCGGCCTCGTGCAGCCCGGCAGCCTCGTGGAGTACGCCTACAAGATCCGCCTGCCTGCGGGCTCATCCGAGACCGACATCACCAGGATACAGGAGCGCGCCGGAAGCGAATTTCCGGAAGCCGGCTGGAGCATCCGCTCGCGCGCCAACGCCGCGCCGTCGTTGTCGGCCAACATCGAGCGCTTCTCGCAGTTCCTCACCCTCGTGGGCCTGACCTCGCTCGTGGTCGGCGGCGTGGGCGTGGCCAATGCGGTACGCGCCTACCTCGAAGGCAAACGCGCCGTGATCGCCACCTTCAAGAGCCTCGGCGCATCCGGAGGCTTCGTCTTCGCAGTCTATCTCGTGCAGATCGCCATCATAGCCGCCATCGGGATCCTGGCGGGGCTGGTGCTTGCCGCGCTGATGCCCTTCGCGGCGAGCGCGGCGCTCTCCGGCGTGCTTCCCGTGCCGACCCGGGGCGCTATCTACTGGGACGCGCTTGGAATCGGCGCTCTGTTCGGCCTCCTGGTGACCTTCGCCTTCGCGCTTCTGCCGCTCGGGCGGGCGCGAGACGTGCCCGCGACCGCTCTGTTCCGCGAAATGGGCTTCGACAACAGCGGCCTGCCGCGGCTGCCCTATGTCGCCGCGGCCGCGGCAATCGGGTTGCTGCTCGCCGGTCTCGCGGTGTGGTTTTCGACCGATCGCTCGATCGCCGCGATCTTCGTCGCCGCGACCGCTTTCTCCTTCGCAGTGCTGCGTCTGGTCGGCCGGCTGGTCCAGTATCTAGCGCGCAGGAGCCCGCGCGTTCGGTCCACCGCCCTTCGGCTGGCGCTCGGCAACATCCACCGCCCCGGCGCACTGACGCCGTCTGTGGTCCTGTCGCTCGGCCTCGGCCTGACGCTCCTCGTCACGCTGGCGCTCGTCGATGGCAACATGCGCAGCCAGATCGCCGGCAGCCTCACGGAGCGCGCGCCGAACTTTTTCTTCGTCGACATCCAGAACACGGAGGTCGAGGAGTTCGCCTCCCTGATCCAGGACCTCGCACCGGAAGGCAAGCTGGTGCGCGTTCCCATGCTGCGCGGCCGCATGATGGAGATCAACGGGGTCGACGTGCGCGAGATCGAGGTGCCGCCCGAAGGCCGTTGGGTACTGCGCGGCGACCGCGGCATCACCTACGCCAGGAACATCCCCGAGAACGCGACGCTGGCGGGCGGCGAATGGTGGCCGGAGGATTACTCCGGCGAGCCGCTGGTGTCCTTCTCCGCAGAGGAGGGCCGCGAGATCGGCCTCGAACTCGGCGATACGATCACCGTCAACGTGCTCGGCCGCAACGTGACGGCCCGAATCGCCAACTTCCGCAACGTCGAATGGGAATCGCTCGGCATCAATTTCGTCATGGTGTTCTCGCCCAACACCTTCGCCGGCGCGCCCCATGCCTGGCTCGCGACGCTGCTCGACCGTTCATCGACCGCGCCCGAGGAAGCCCGCATTTTGAACGAGGTCACCCGTGCCTTTCCGGCGGTAACGACGGTTCGGGTCAAGGACGCGCTCGACATCGTCAACCGCCTGATCGGACAGCTTGCCACGGCCATCCGCGCGGCTGCGGGAGTGGCGCTGATCGCCTCGGTGCTCGTGCTGTCGGGCGCACTCGCGGCGGGCAATCGCGCGCGCATCCACGACGCGGTGGTGTTGAAGACCCTCGGCGCGACGCGGCGTACGCTTATGGCCGCGTTCACGCTCGAATACATGCTGATCGGGCTCGCGACGGCCATTTTCGCGCTAGCCGCCGGCGGCGTCGCGGCATGGTTCGTCATATCGCGCGTCATGGGCTTGCCGGCAATCTTCCTGCCCGAAGTTGCGGTGTCGACAATCGTCGTCGCCCTGGTCCTGACGGTCGGTTTCGGCCTGCTCGGCACCTGGCGTGTGCTCGGCCACAAGGCTGCTCCGGTGCTAAGAAATCTTTGA